In Primulina eburnea isolate SZY01 chromosome 5, ASM2296580v1, whole genome shotgun sequence, a single window of DNA contains:
- the LOC140831478 gene encoding uncharacterized protein encodes MRRIMLVSETRGNLFIGPLGIRLSKWTPEFNFQAESPLAPVWVRLLELPLHLYDKKSLCAIAKVLNTPIKIDNHTNDGTRGGLRGSESQQRLHAFVKEKQIKVLDILEPMINLDPRYMTRRLGFSGVISNLSGHIWVFFAADVRAECVFDHAKFLHIRVSASFLPTEIFCSFVYARCDYVQRRDLLASLLLVKPVLGPWLVGGDFNVIRDASKCLGSRGGRLLPMEEFNTFILDSGLIDVGFEGSSFTWTNKTIWKRLDRVLLSVDWGDHFSSLRAEHLARTVSDHCPLLVTAPVFARGPSSFRFQRMWVRHHGFLQTVRLIWNLPCSLSGMHRLFAKMKRLKHHLRWWNRDVFGNIFDRLTEAERAVRPAEAVCEADPSAANWISLSDRNEDLARITAMEADFWKQKAACNWLEDGERNTRLFHNMVRKKRVAKKSFRIWENGVCLMSHDLIQQSGALFFQDLLTREPSALDCPDFSDFPSVISHEENDGFASTPSLAEVHATGSPMPQSFTATTITLIPKVEGSRARSDFRPICLCNVTNKIISKLLYSRLRGVVERLVSPNQSGFVPGRMISDNILLAQKLTHSLTLPTRGGNVILKLDMAKAYDRVQWSFLFGVLRHFGFSERVVSMVSACISHCPFSVNINGSLSGFFSSTRGLRQGDPLSPLLFVLGAEYLSRGLDRLYLQHPALRYRSDCDILVSHLAYADDVIISASGGSRGMQRLVDFLHHYENCLGQRVNAAKSSLILPPRCSGHLRSLLLRITGFAKGHLPSGTSEFPFIRVVQPPLAVMERLELAFNAFLWGSRPLERQWHWARAPLYGRDSFAGSIASWMLLPVSPPVVLYPQFGVVSLGSALVRRLAFASALVLEMYPFGMTLGSGTHPCPLGVWSAVDEFVPQCVEKKLGLVPGGHVREFLPCIVLWFLWTARNDAKHRHLPISGETVKYHILSYLRLAHSACIVKPRHWLGVFHVARSMGILVALHRLHRTAIVCWLRPPSGCFKLNVDGSSRGISGDSAVGGVVRDDSGRVVLSFSEFIGDGSSLRAEVWAVWRGLLLCSDHSFFLLWIELDSLTSIQLVRSRRCCWGLDHIVSRILVLLRGRSVHISNIFRVGNSVADALAAMAHTLRHFTFDLGPSLPRHISVFLFRGFLFSPILLVWCEWARTLAHYMFGILEIGWALALTLLVLFFGPLIFPGGRLR; translated from the exons ATGAGGAGGATTATGCTCGTCTCTGAAACCAGGGGCAATCTGTTTATCGGTCCTCTGGGTATCAGGCTCTCCAAATGGACTCCGGAGTTCAATTTCCAGGCGGAGTCTCCACTTGCCCCGGTTTGGGTCCGACTTCTGGAGTTACCCCTCCATCTTTATGACAAGAAGAGCCTTTGTGCTATTGCGAAGGTTTTGAACACTCCCATTAAGATTGATAATCATACAAACGATGGGACTCGGGGGG GACTCCGGGGTTCGGAGTCCCAGCAGAGGCTGCATGCCTTTGTGAAGGAGAAACAGATTAAGGTTTTGGATATTTTGGAGCCCATGATTAATCTAGATCCGAGATACATGACTCGCCGTTTGGGGTTTTCTGGAGTTATCTCTAATCTCTCCGGTCATATCTGGGTATTTTTTGCTGCTGATGTGAGGGCGGAGTGTGTTTTTGATCATGCTAAGTTCCTCCACATCAGAGTCTCTGCCTCTTTCTTGCCGACAGAGATATTTTGTTCTTTTGTCTATGCTAGATGTGATTATGTTCAGCGTAGGGATCTTTTGGCTTCTTTGCTTTTGGTTAAGCCTGTTTTGGGTCCCTGGCTGGTTGGTGGCGACTTTAATGTCATCAGGGATGCGTCTAAGTGCTTGGGCTCTCGTGGTGGTAGGTTGCTACCCATGGAGGAGTTCAACACTTTTATTCTTGATTCTGGCCTGATCGATGTTGGTTTTGAGGGGTCTTCGTTCACTTGGACGAATAAGACCATTTGGAAGCGGTTGGACAGGGTCTTGCTTTCTGTTGATTGGGGCGATCATTTCAGCTCGCTTCGGGCTGAGCATCTTGCCCGTACTGTCTCGGATCACTGTCCGCTTTTGGTTACCGCTCCTGTTTTTGCCCGTGGGCCGAGCTCGTTTCGCTTCCAGCGTATGTGGGTTAGGCACCATGGTTTTTTGCAGACTGTGCGGCTTATTTGGAATCTGCCTTGCAGTCTGAGCGGCATGCATCGGCTTTTTGCCAAGATGAAGCGCCTAAAGCATCACCTCAGGTGGTGGAATCGGGATGTTTTTGGTAACATCTTTGATAGACTCACCGAGGCTGAGAGAGCTGTTCGTCCAGCTGAGGCTGTCTGTGAGGCCGACCCTTCTGCTGCGAATTGGATTTCCCTGTCCGATCGCAATGAGGATCTGGCTCGCATCACCGccatggaggcggatttttggAAACAGAAAGCGGCTTGTAACTGGCTTGAGGATGGTGAGCGGAACACCAGACTCTTCCATAATATGGTGAGGAAAAAGCGCGTGGCGAAAAAGAGTTTTCGTATATGGGAGAATGGGGTCTGCCTGATGTCTCATGATTTGATTCAGCAGTCGGGAGCCTTGTTTTTCCAGGATCTTCTTACTAGGGAGCCCTCTGCACTCGATTGCCCTGATTTTTCGGATTTTCCCTCGGTCATCTCTCATGAGGAGAATGATGGTTTTGCTTCGACCCCTTCCTTGGCGGAGGTCCACGCGACC GGTTCTCCTATGCCTCAAAGTTTTACCGCCACCACGATCACTCTGATTCCCAAAGTCGAGGGTTCACGCGCTCGGTCGGACTTCCGTCCAATCTGTCTGTGCAATGTCACGAACAAGATCATTTCGAAGCTGTTGTACTCTCGGCTAAGGGGTGTGGTGGAGAGACTTGTGTCTCCGAATCAGAGTGGCTTCGTACCGGGCCGGATGATCTCTGATAATATTCTCCTTGCCCAGAAGCTCACTCACAGTCTTACTCTCCCCACTCGTGGTGGTAATGTCATCTTGAAGTTGGATATGGCCAAGGCCTATGATAGGGTCCAGTGGTCTTTCCTCTTTGGGGTCCTCAGGCATTTTGGTTTCTCAGAGCGAGTGGTGTCGATGGTCTCGGCCTGCATTTCTCACTGTCCCTTCTCCGTGAACATTAATGGCTCTCTTTCGGGGTTCTTTAGCTCCACTAGAGGTCTCAGACAGGGTGATCCCCTGTCTCCCCTACTTTTCGTATTGGGGGCGGAGTATCTTTCTCGTGGTCTTGACCGCCTCTACCTGCAGCATCCTGCGCTGAGGTATCGTTCTGATTGTGATATTTTGGTTTCCCACCTGGCTTACGCTGAtgatgtcattatttctgcCAGTGGTGGGTCTCGTGGTATGCAGCGCCTTGTCGATTTTCTGCATCACTACGAGAACTGTTTGGGGCAGCGTGTGAATGCTGCAAAGAGTTCTTTGATCTTGCCTCCGAGGTGCTCTGGGCACCTCCGCTCCCTGCTTTTGCGCATCACCGGGTTCGCCAAGGGTCATCTGCCCTCAGGTACCTCGGAGTTCCCCTTTATCAGG GTGGTTCAGCCACCTCTTGCTGTCATGGAGAGGCTTGAGCTGGCCTTCAATGCCTTCCTCTGGGGGTCGAGACCCTTGGAAAGGCAGTGGCACTGGGCCCG GGCTCCTCTCTATGGGCGAGATTCCTTTGCCGGAAGTATTGCCAGCTGGATGCTCCTGCCTGTGTCCCCGCCCGTGGTTCTATATCCCCAATTTGGCGTCGTCTCCTTAGGATCCGCCCTCGTGCGGAGACTGGCATTTGCTAGCGCGTTGGTCTTGGAGATGTATCCTTTTGGGATGACACTTGGCTCGGGGACGCACCCTTGTCCTCTCGGTGTGTGGTCCGCGGTTGATGAG TTTGTTCCTCAGTGCGTGGAAAAGAAACTTGGTCTGGTCCCAGGGGGCCATGTGCGCGAGTTTCTCCCTTGCATCGTCCTGTGGTTCCTCTGGACTGCGCGGAACGATGCTAAGCACCGTCATCTTCCCATCTCTGGGGAGACAGTGAAGTACCACATTTTGTCTTACCTTCGTCTCGCCCACTCTGCGTGTATTGTCAAGCCCAGACATTGGCTGGGTGTGTTTCATGTGGCGAGATCGATGGGTATTTTGGTTGCTCTCCACAGATTACATAGGACGGCGATTGTTTGCTGGCTGCGACCGCCGTCCGGGTGCTTCAAGCTTAATGTGGATGGGAGCTCGCGTGGTATATCTGGGGACTCTGCTGTGGGTGGCGTTGTTCGGGATGATTCCGGGAGGGTTGTGCTCTCATTCAGCGAGTTCATTGGAGATGGGTCTTCTCTCCGGGCTGAGGTTTGGGCAGTTTGGAGGGGTCTTCTCCTTTGTTCCGATCATTCTTttttccttctttggatcgagcTTGATTCTCTGACTTCTATTCAGCTCGTTCGTTCCCGTCGATGTTGCTGGGGTCTTGATCACATTGTATCCAGGATTCTGGTCCTTTTGAGGGGGCGGTCTGTTCATATTTCGAATATATTCCGGGTGGGAAATTCGGTGGCGGATGCGTTGGCGGCGATGGCCCATACCCTTAGGCACTTTACCTTTGATTTAGGTCCTTCCCTCCCTAGGCACATTTCC GTATTTTTATTTAGGGGGTTTCTCTTTTCCCCCATTTTGCTAGTCTGGTGTGAGTGGGCTCGGACACTCGCACACTACATGTTTGGTATCCTCGAGATTGGGTGGGCTCTTGCACTCACCCTATTGGTGCTTTTCTTTGGTCCTCTCATATTCCCTGGAGGGCGTCTTCGTTAG